A single Lolium perenne isolate Kyuss_39 chromosome 6, Kyuss_2.0, whole genome shotgun sequence DNA region contains:
- the LOC139832422 gene encoding uncharacterized protein codes for MIKELLRIGSQFVGYREYAARAEEKLSEANERADALAQKLEQSEAARKKAELAASKAKVEADEAKAKAAGVEELQKKLEDATAALDEHKAAQASRDEGILKRLKSQSRRTLTQTNQDFDLDNPVNDPLLDALSLLEFHGREIREGVANASASLSALFPYFFPKKEEPSTFLALAKLFNSSEDLGLKMRQENMKVALSKSCCPGC; via the exons atgatcaaagagcttcttcggatcgggtcccaatttgttgggtaccgtgaatatgccgccagagccgaag aaaaactttcagaggctaacgaacgcgccgacgcactggctcaaaaacttgagcaaagtgaggcggctcgcaagaaagccgaactcgctgctagcaaagccaaggtcgaagctgatgaagctaaggcgaaagctgctggtgtcgaggaactgcagaagaaacttgaggatgcgacagctgccttggatgagcacaaagctgcacaagcttctcgtgacgaaggaatcctcaagcgtttgaagtcgcaaagtcgacgtactctga cccaaacaaaccaggattttgatctggataatcctgtcaatgaccctctccttgatgcactttctcttctggagttccatgggcgcgaaattcgtgaaggcgtggccaatgccagtgcaagtttgtcggcgttgttcccctacttcttcccgaagaaagaggaaccttcgactttccttgcccttgccaagcttttcaattcgtcggaagacctgggattgaagatgcgtcaggagaatatgaaggttgctttgtcgaaatcttgttgccctggttgctga